The stretch of DNA CGGGGCGCTGCTGGGCGAGTACTTCGACCGGCACCTCGAGATCGGCGTCGGACCGTCGCTCATCCTCAGCCAGAACAACCGGGAGACCGCGCTCGCGTGGTCGCTCGGCATCGGCTGCGCGCTCGTGTCGGGCCTGGCGTACGCCCTGCTCGGGCTGCTCGGTCGCGTCGTGGCGCCGTGGTCGCGGGGAGCGGCCTCATGAGGGTCCTCGCCGTCGCCCGGCCCCTGCTCACCATCCTCGTCGTGCTGGCCGCGACGATCGGCGCCTGGTACGCGCTCGTCACCCTCACGGGCGTCAGCGACCTCACCACCCGGCTGCCGCAGGACGTCATCGCCTACCTGTTCACCGAGGACGACGCCGCCGCGAACCGCGCCGAGGTGCTCGGCGCGCTCGGCCAGACCGTCATCGACGCCGGGATCGGCTTCGTCGCCGGCCTGAGCGCCGCGTTCGTGCTCGCGACGGTCATGGTGCTGTGGTCGGGCGTCGAGGCGGCCACCATGCCGGTCGTCATGATCGTGCGCACCGTGCCGCTCGTGGCGCTCGCACCGATCATCACCCTGCTGTTCGGCAACGGGTTCTGGTGCGTCGCGGTGATGAGCGGCATCGTCGTGCTGTTCCCGGCGCTCGTGAACATCGCGTACGGGCTGCGGTCGGTGACGCCGCAGATGCACGACGTGGTGACC from Aeromicrobium erythreum encodes:
- a CDS encoding ABC transporter permease, with translation MRVLAVARPLLTILVVLAATIGAWYALVTLTGVSDLTTRLPQDVIAYLFTEDDAAANRAEVLGALGQTVIDAGIGFVAGLSAAFVLATVMVLWSGVEAATMPVVMIVRTVPLVALAPIITLLFGNGFWCVAVMSGIVVLFPALVNIAYGLRSVTPQMHDVVTVYGGSSWDVMRRVAFPTALPSIFAAIRISVPGAITGALIAEYFTTTDSVGKAVNQALALYQYDKLWSLVVVVTLVSVIGYALAQLAETFVLARYGRNAGRA